From the genome of Nocardia sp. NBC_01503, one region includes:
- the rpsA gene encoding 30S ribosomal protein S1, protein MPTTVTSPQVAVNDIGTAEDFLAAIDKTIKYFNDGDIVEGTIVKVDRDEVLLDIGYKTEGVIPSRELSIKHDVDPNEVVSVGDEVEALVLTKEDKEGRLILSKKRAQYERAWGTIEELKEKDEAVKGTVIEVVKGGLILDIGLRGFLPASLVEMRRVRDLQPYVGKEIEAKIIELDKNRNNVVLSRRAWLEQTQSEVRSEFLHQLQKGQVRKGVVSSIVNFGAFVDLGGVDGLVHVSELSWKHIDHPSEVVEVGNEVTVEVLDVDLDRERVSLSLKATQEDPWRQFARTHAIGQIVPGKVTKLVPFGAFVRVEEGIEGLVHISELAERHVEVPDQVVAVGDDAMVKVIDIDLERRRISLSLKQANEDYNAEFDPSKYGMADSYDDQGNYIFPEGFDPETNEWLEGSDKVREEWEGRYAEAERRHKMHTAQMEKMAADAAAEAANGGPQNYSSETGSQAAASSSSSSSTESAGGSLASDAQLAALREKLSGNA, encoded by the coding sequence GCCGCAGGTAGCCGTTAATGACATCGGCACTGCCGAGGACTTCCTCGCCGCTATCGACAAGACGATCAAGTACTTCAACGACGGCGATATCGTCGAAGGCACCATTGTCAAGGTCGATCGTGACGAGGTCCTTCTCGACATCGGTTACAAGACCGAAGGCGTCATCCCCTCTCGCGAACTCTCCATCAAGCACGATGTCGACCCGAATGAGGTCGTTTCCGTGGGTGATGAGGTCGAGGCCCTCGTTCTCACCAAGGAGGACAAGGAAGGCCGCCTGATCCTGTCGAAGAAGCGCGCGCAGTACGAGCGGGCTTGGGGCACGATCGAGGAGCTCAAGGAGAAGGACGAGGCCGTCAAGGGCACCGTCATCGAGGTCGTCAAGGGCGGCCTGATCCTCGACATCGGTCTCCGCGGCTTCCTCCCCGCCTCGCTCGTCGAGATGCGTCGTGTCCGCGACCTCCAGCCGTACGTCGGCAAGGAGATCGAGGCCAAGATCATCGAGCTCGACAAGAACCGCAACAACGTGGTGCTGTCGCGTCGCGCTTGGCTGGAGCAGACCCAGTCCGAGGTGCGCTCCGAGTTCCTGCACCAGCTGCAGAAGGGCCAGGTCCGCAAGGGCGTCGTGTCCTCCATCGTCAACTTCGGTGCCTTCGTGGACCTGGGTGGCGTCGACGGCCTGGTGCACGTCTCCGAGCTGTCCTGGAAGCACATCGATCACCCGTCCGAGGTTGTCGAGGTCGGCAACGAGGTCACCGTCGAGGTTCTCGACGTCGACCTGGACCGCGAGCGTGTCTCCCTGTCGCTCAAGGCGACTCAGGAAGACCCGTGGCGTCAGTTCGCCCGGACCCACGCGATCGGTCAGATCGTCCCGGGCAAGGTCACCAAGCTGGTTCCGTTCGGCGCCTTCGTGCGCGTCGAAGAGGGCATCGAGGGCCTGGTGCACATCTCCGAGCTGGCCGAGCGCCACGTCGAGGTCCCGGACCAGGTTGTCGCCGTCGGCGACGACGCGATGGTCAAGGTCATCGACATCGACCTCGAGCGTCGTCGTATCTCGCTGTCGCTGAAGCAGGCGAACGAGGACTACAACGCCGAGTTCGATCCGTCCAAGTACGGTATGGCGGACAGCTACGACGACCAGGGCAACTACATCTTCCCCGAGGGCTTCGATCCCGAGACCAACGAATGGCTCGAGGGTTCGGACAAGGTCCGGGAAGAGTGGGAAGGCCGGTACGCCGAGGCCGAGCGTCGCCACAAGATGCACACCGCTCAGATGGAGAAGATGGCGGCCGACGCCGCCGCTGAGGCCGCCAACGGCGGACCGCAGAACTACTCCTCCGAGACCGGTTCGCAGGCCGCCGCTTCGTCGTCGTCCTCCTCGTCGACCGAGTCCGCCGGTGGCTCGCTCGCGAGCGACGCCCAGCTGGCCGCACTGCGTGAGAAGCTGTCGGGCAACGCCTGA